AGGTGAAACCGAACAGCTTATGCAGATGTTTGGGCTCAAAGGGGAAGTTTTTGGGAGGGATCACTACAGCCCACTGTTAAAGTCTCTCTCGTTCGCTTCTCGCACCTTCAGACTACTTTACAAGGCACCGAAAGCGAAGGTCCTTTTAAGCTTCGAAAACGCAATGCCGATCCCGGCAGGGAAGCTCAAGGGTGCAAAAATCGTCCTAATGCTCGACAACGACCTCAAGTTCATTGGAAAAAAACCGCTGTTCCAGAGGATAGAGTCAAGAATTAAAAAAATGGCCGATTATGTGTTAGTTCCGGAAGTTGCAAGGGAGACATTTGAATCGTACTTTGACACGGTTATCACGTATCCTGGATACAAGGAACACATCTACATTGCAGATTTTCAGCCGGATTCAGAGTGTTTAGATCAGCTGCCCTTCGAGGAATACGTTGTTTTAAGGCCCGAGTCTCTTACCTCCCTCTACGTGATGCACAACGAGTCCCTCGTCCCTGAGTTGTTGAGACTGTTCAAAAAAGAGGGCATAGACGTTGTTTACCTCCCGCGGAACGAAGAGGAGAGAAAACTTGCTCAGGGGTTTGAGAACGTATATATACCTCCAAAAGCACTGGATGGGCTCAACCTGATATACTACTCAAAGGCGACCCTGACAGGTTCGGGAACCATGGCGAGGGAAGCGGCGGTTATGGGGGTTCCTGCCGTGTCGTTCTTCCCAGGGAGGATGTTGCTTGCTGTGGATAAGGACTTGGTTGAAAAGGGAAAAATGATGCATTCAAGGGAGCCGAGAGAGATTGTGGAGTATGTGGTGCAGAATTGGGTATCCCATAAAAAACCAAACATTCATATGACAAAGTACGTAAAGCAGAAGATAGTAATCAACTTAAAACACTTAATGGAGGGAGTCTCATGAAGCTTTTAGTCATAGCACCTTTCTACAGGTTTTTTGTCAAAGAACATATCGATCATATTTCCCGCCATGTTGATGAGGTCCATGTTGTTGTTCACCATAACAAATTGTCAGAATTGTCCAAATACATACCTCTTGGAGGTTTTTTTGAGCACGTTAGACATTTCACTCGTGAGAAACTCATTGACATGACTGATACACCGGATAATGTGAGTGTCCATGTTCTGGATTTAATTTATTTCACTCCAGATAATCGAAATAGATCCTTGCCGGATAAGATATCTAAACTCTACTTTAAACATTTCCAAGAAAGGTTTAGGTTTGATATAATTCATGCTCACTTTACTTGGCCTTCTGGATTCGTAGCATACAGACTAAAGAGGAATCTTGGAATACCTATAGTCGTCACCACTCATGCACTCCACAAAAGTCGTGTGGAGTTCTTCAACAAGATAAATGCCCTTGATTTTTGGCATCAGACAGATGCAATAATAAATGTGTCTAAAAAATGCTACGATTTGCTCAAAGAAATGGGCATAGATGAGACCAAGTTATGGTATATTCCAAATGGGGTGGACCTAGAAAAGTTTTTCCCTATGAGTACATCAGAAGCTCGAGAACGTCTTGGTATCCCGCAAGACAAAAAGATACTCTTAAGTGTTGGAAATTTAGTGGAAAAGAAGGGCTTTGAATACGGCATCACTGCTATGAAAAAAGTTGTTAGAGTAAGAAGGGATGTTGAGTTATATATAATAGGAGATGGCTACCTAAAAGAAAAACTGAAACAATTGATCTCCACTAACGGTTTGAATGACTTTGTACACCTTGTTGGATTTAAACCACATTCTCAGATACCCTTATGGATGAACGCAGCTGATGTGTTCCTTCTCCCCAGTATAGTGGAGAATTTTGGTGTCGTTAATATTGAAGCCATGGCATGCGGCAAACCAATTGTTTCGACGTATAATGGAGGAAGTGAGGAGATAATAACTTCAGAGGATTATG
This genomic window from Thermococcus celericrescens contains:
- a CDS encoding DUF354 domain-containing protein gives rise to the protein MAKTYDLWADISNTPQVHVVRAIVSELNGYSIYVTGFKRGETEQLMQMFGLKGEVFGRDHYSPLLKSLSFASRTFRLLYKAPKAKVLLSFENAMPIPAGKLKGAKIVLMLDNDLKFIGKKPLFQRIESRIKKMADYVLVPEVARETFESYFDTVITYPGYKEHIYIADFQPDSECLDQLPFEEYVVLRPESLTSLYVMHNESLVPELLRLFKKEGIDVVYLPRNEEERKLAQGFENVYIPPKALDGLNLIYYSKATLTGSGTMAREAAVMGVPAVSFFPGRMLLAVDKDLVEKGKMMHSREPREIVEYVVQNWVSHKKPNIHMTKYVKQKIVINLKHLMEGVS
- a CDS encoding glycosyltransferase → MKLLVIAPFYRFFVKEHIDHISRHVDEVHVVVHHNKLSELSKYIPLGGFFEHVRHFTREKLIDMTDTPDNVSVHVLDLIYFTPDNRNRSLPDKISKLYFKHFQERFRFDIIHAHFTWPSGFVAYRLKRNLGIPIVVTTHALHKSRVEFFNKINALDFWHQTDAIINVSKKCYDLLKEMGIDETKLWYIPNGVDLEKFFPMSTSEARERLGIPQDKKILLSVGNLVEKKGFEYGITAMKKVVRVRRDVELYIIGDGYLKEKLKQLISTNGLNDFVHLVGFKPHSQIPLWMNAADVFLLPSIVENFGVVNIEAMACGKPIVSTYNGGSEEIITSEDYGLLCPSRDPECLAEKILIALEKEWNRAKIRKHAEIFGWKNITAKTLNVYQEVISRNEKV